In the Alistipes provencensis genome, TTTGAGTGGTTGTGCACCACGGATGAACACCCGTTGATCGCAAGTTGCATCTTTCATTATGAGTTCGAGTTTATCCATCCGTTCGCGGACGGCAACGGTCGCACGGGACGATTGTGGCAGACCTTGATTTTGAGCAAGTGGCGGCCTATCTTTAAGAATCTGCCTATTGAGAATATCGTATATAAGTATCAAAAGGAGTATTACCGAGCGATTGCCATAAGTGGTGGTAAAGAGGGATGCACACCTTTCGTCGAGTTTATTTTAGGGGTAATCGCGGAAACATTGACTGCCCAAGAGCCTACCCGAATATCTACCCAAGAGATTATTCTCTCGGAAATTCAGAAGAATCCTAAAATTACTCGGAACGAATTGTCGCTGATTGTCGGTATTTCTCCCGATGGGGTTAAATATCACCTGCAAAAACTTACCAAATCGGGTATTCTCCAAAGGGTTGGGGCTACCCGTTTCGGAGAGTGGGTTGTCTGTAAGAAAAAATGACAAGGACAAACATTGTCAAGGGGTATGAATTATAGACCCCTTGTCAATGTCTGTCCTCTGTCTATCAGTCTCTAAAACTCGAACTTCTTCCGTCCGAACTTAAAGGCCCTTACTCCTCCCTGCTTGCAGTCCTCCAGTTCGAAGAATAAGCCGATGACCTTTCGATCCACTCGCCCCTCGAACGGGATGCCGTTGTCGGAAATCAACTGCCGCATAAAAGTATTGACCTCGTTGACGGGAACAATATCGTCCGTATGGAATCGACCATAAACGGCCTGCTGCATTTTCTCGGAGGTCAGCAGCCGATTTTCGGCATCACAGCCCAATGCGGCTTCTATCTTGCGTCTGTCATATCCTAATGTTTCGATACGTTTTGCTCCGAGTTGCATGAAGGCTTTCACCATCACGCTGAATTCATCCCCTAACTCCTCCATCAGATAGGATGCTTCGGCATCGGGCTTGTCTTCTGTCAGTCTGGTAAGTTGTGCCGTTACCTCTTGCCACAACTCTTTTGCGTTCAATCTTCCCGATTGCCTGCGCAGACGGTCTTTGTCTGTAACGGGGGCTTTGTAATGGTGTATCTTCGTATGGAAAGGCGCATCTGTGTAAGCCGCCTCCAATGCGGAGGGAGATTGATAATATCCGCTGATTTTCTCGTCCTCCCATGCGTTATCCCACATAAAGTGATTACGCTTGTCATCACGGGTAATAAACCTTTTATAATCCATCCCACCAATAGCTTGTAATAATGTTTCCCGTTCTATGTCGTTTTCGGTCTTAATGGCCGCTACCTGCTTGTAGATATTCTCGGCGCTTGTCAGTTGGTGATTGAGCGCTTCACGGGATATACAGGGCAGGCTGTCGCTCGTATTCGTTATATGGTATGCCTGCGCCACGCCGTTACGGAACCGCCCGATAGCCTGCACGACCTCCGTCTGCGGGTCTATCATCGAATAAGGGGCGCGAAATACGTCCGTCAGCACAATGACATTCGGTTGGTAGTCCAACTTGATGTCCACCGCCGAATAGAAGCGGCTGGTGAAGAAATTGACCTCGGCCAATTCCATAAGGTTGTCGCTCACCTCTGAAAAATCTTGTCTTTTGAGTTTCTTGACACTTTTTTCGCTACAAAAGACTTTGCACCGTCCTTGCAGTTTGAGTGTTTGAATAAGGCTCAATGTGGTGTCTGTGGAGTTCAGAAAAATGCAGGTTTTTTCGTTCACCCTGTTGAACCGCGCCAGCAGAATCCGCAATACCCTGACCGTATTATTGGTAATGCAAACCGTTAGCGGCTGTCGATAGTCGTAAGTCGGGACAATACGCAACATTTCGAAACCCTGCTCTGCAAAACGCGGGTCGGAGGGAATGATGGGCGTTGCTGAAACCATTGCCTTGTTCTTGAACCTGAAAAAGTCCTCCACGGGCAGGTAAATGTCACCTCGGTAGCCTACATCCTGTATTGTTTTTTCGCACTCGTCGAACAGCAGGAAATAATCCTCGAATATCGGGGTGTCTGTTTCGTACATGGCAGGCAGTACCTTTTTATCGAAGCCCTCGGGCGTCGTGATAATCTTGCGGTAACCGTCGGATTCTCCTGCGAGATAGGCTTTCACATCCTCTTTGCTCGTTCCCTCGTACACGGCAAAGAGGAACGAATGTTGAGCCTTTTTCCCGACGATCACGGGTACATTCGGCTCGATGATAATGGAATTACGGGCGGCATTAATCTCCAATGTCGTTGCGCCGCAACCTGTCATTGTTTTGTTAAGGATGGTGTTCGTCGGAATCTCTTTAATTACGTCCGAGAGCCACTCTCCCTTTTTGATATTTAATTCTTTACGAATCATTTTAAAAATTTATGGGAAGCGGGCGGTGAGCCCGCTCCCCTGTTATACATTTGGTTATTCGAAAATTGCGGTTATATCCGTCATCGCCTCTGCGGGCATGATAACTTTTCCATTGGGAAATAGGTACTTGCGTACAAGATACCCATTGCCGTTGGGGGTTTCGACATATTCTTCTCGCTGCCTGCGGGTATGCTGGCTGACTTCTTTTTCCATTTCGGTCAGCCACTCGTGCTGGTTGCAGTTCGCGCTCTCTGCGGAATACTCCGCGATTTCGGGTAATTCCTTGCCTTGCAAGACTGCCAGCAGGTAGTTCCATACATGAGGGTTGAGCAGGATTTTACCCTGTAACTCGGTCTTGCCCTTACGCAGACCCACCCATGCGTATTTGTTTCCTGCCACATCTACGCGCGGAGTTAAAATCAGTAAGTCGATTCCGTGTGTAACGGCTTTCTGTACGGTTTGCACCATTGTCTGATTGTTGCCCGATTTCATCGTTACGATGCGACGAGCCTTTTTCTGAATATTATCGGCAGCCGCCTGCTGCTTTTCGTTAATGTTAGAATAATTCATTTGTTATTTAAATTTTATTTTGCCTCCACTTGCTTGGGCGTTCGGCTTGCTCCCGTAACCTTTTAGCTGGCCAGCGTGTTTGATTACAGTCACAAATGTCCCACTTTCTACGGGCAAAAAAGAGAAAGAATAGGCAGCGAAAATGCTACCTATTCTTTCTAAAATCGGGGTATGTAAATCAGTCTACAGCAAATCGTCGAAGCGCGTATTGTGCAATGGGCGGCGTAATGCTTTTTCTAACTCGGCGCGTTCTGCTTCATTCATTTCCGAATAGCTCATTGGTGTAAAGCGGGGCTTTTTATCCATTTTCAGCATATATTTAATGCGTCCTGCTACCAACTGTTCATCGACCGCTTCGTCTTCGGTAATCATATCGAGATGACAGAGGTAGTTGGTAATGATTTTACATAGTCCTGTGCTGGTGGCTTTCTTATCTTTGGCGGCATCTTTGAACATTGCATATGTCCCGTATATGATGCAGTCGGCAATGGGATTGGACGATGTACGGCCTGCTTTCTGATAACGTTTCAGTTCGCGGCGGGCATCTTCGGCGGAATGGATGTTACCTAAATGTTCTTTGCAGTAATTCGATAAGGCAGAGCGCAACATCCAATTACTGTAATTCGGAATGATGATTTTACGGTGAAAATTCTTTACACCTTTATTGATGGTAAGAATTATTTCGTTTGTCATTTTGGAGCGGACGGGCGTTTCTTGACAGAACAGGTAGAGTTCCAGCAATTCTCTGCGCATGGTTTGATGGTAATATTCTCCTATATCCATCAGGTCGCTGAAATCGTCTCCTTCCGCTTGTTCTTTTATCTCGGCTCGGAGAAAGGCGCAGTCTAAAAACTTAAAGACCCAAAGGAGCATTTCTCTTTCGTCGTCTGATATCGGTTCGATATATTTTGCGATTGTTTTATCTTCATCAAAAAGACGATCGAAAAGTAATATTTCCGTTCGGAAGAAGATTGTTACAAACTCTTCTTTCTGAAAGGGAATGGCTTCATAGAAATACGGGGCATCCATTCCATAATACTTTTTTGTGTAATACAGCACTCGCTGGAATGTTTCCCAATCCATATCGTATTGGAGCAGTCTTGTGTTCTCGTCCATAATTTTAGGAGTTAGATAACCCAAATATACGAAAAAAGAAAAAAAGGATTACCCGCACAACGCAGATAATCCTTAAATGAAAAGGAGGACAGACATTGCCAAAGGGGCTTAAATATAGACCCCTCGTCCAAGTCTGTCCTTGTCTTTTATGAACTGTTGATGCTGGTTGAGCAGAGAGTGAGGACAGACATTGTAAAAGGGTTTATCTTTTAGACCCCTTTACAAAGTTTGTCCTTGCTCCTCTCTACAATAAATGTTGCATGGCCGCATCTATCTGCGAGTTCTCAAAGCTATCGAGGTAGATTTGCGTGGTGGATAGGTCGGAATGTCCCAGCGATTCGGAAATGAGGGCTACGCTAACACCTGACCGTTTTAAGACTGTGGCGTAAGTATGGCGGGCTACATAAGTCGTTAGTGGCGTATGCAGTCCGATTTCCTCACTCAACTCGTGCAGGCGTTTGTTGACGTGCTTCAACGTTTTCTTAACACGTTCCAAGATTTGCTTTTCGGTCGTGTGTACGTTGCGGTCAAGGATTGGGAAGATATAATCTTCCTCCACTTGGTCGGTGCGGTACTTGTCGATAATCTCCTGTGCCTGTTCCGTAAGGCAGCAGTTCATCATCTTACCTGTCTTGCGTCTTGCATAGTAGATTCTGCCATTGTCGATGTCCCCGTATGTCAGCAGGGCAATATCTTTGAAATTGATTCCAGCCATGAAATACGAGAACAGAAAGATGTCCTTTGCAAGTTGGGTATAAAAGTCCCTGTCCGATAAATCCAATTCAATCAGTTTGTGGATGTCCTCTTTCGTAATGGCCCGTTTGCGTGTATTCGTCCATAGGCTTCCTACCTTGAATTGCTGAAAAGGATTCGATTTAGGCACGAATACACCCTCTGAAACAGCCTTATTATAGACCGCTTTCAGTACGCTGAACTTGGTGGCAAGGCTGTTATTGACATTGCCACGCTGACGCAGGAAGATTTCAAATTCCCTTAAATAAGTCAAATCCAACTCCTCAAAGCGCATATTGACAGAGCGGAAATGAGACAT is a window encoding:
- a CDS encoding site-specific integrase; translated protein: MIFRVILRKDVIYKNNTSPLCLLFFHDNRRKSVGLGVSVAREYWDTEAQKVTDNCPDRDDIQFQITAKIKEYEKKIKKLEALEIPVTFETLFETVGKRMDCTVGDYFKQIIDRLEKVEKYGSASKHKVTLALMSHFRSVNMRFEELDLTYLREFEIFLRQRGNVNNSLATKFSVLKAVYNKAVSEGVFVPKSNPFQQFKVGSLWTNTRKRAITKEDIHKLIELDLSDRDFYTQLAKDIFLFSYFMAGINFKDIALLTYGDIDNGRIYYARRKTGKMMNCCLTEQAQEIIDKYRTDQVEEDYIFPILDRNVHTTEKQILERVKKTLKHVNKRLHELSEEIGLHTPLTTYVARHTYATVLKRSGVSVALISESLGHSDLSTTQIYLDSFENSQIDAAMQHLL
- a CDS encoding Fic family protein, giving the protein MSYKPPYTITPKITNLVAQISETIGSYYAHENLRLHRVNRIKTIHGTLAIEGNTLSTEQVTAVLEGKPVVASINEVQEVRNALKAYELLDTLDPCKVDDLLKAHATMEAGLIDEIGCFRKGGAGVVSGKTVIHYAPDAERVPFLVNNLFEWLCTTDEHPLIASCIFHYEFEFIHPFADGNGRTGRLWQTLILSKWRPIFKNLPIENIVYKYQKEYYRAIAISGGKEGCTPFVEFILGVIAETLTAQEPTRISTQEIILSEIQKNPKITRNELSLIVGISPDGVKYHLQKLTKSGILQRVGATRFGEWVVCKKK